DNA from bacterium:
GGCCTTGCGACCTTTGGCCTGATGCCGGTGGCGGGCCTGGTGCTCACGAGCCTCGCGGACGTCATCGGGATCCGCCTGGCCCTGGGCTTTGCGTCGTGCTGTTTCGCCCTGGCGGCGGCCTACACCCTCCTGGGCCCGGTCGCGCGTCTCAACGCGAAGCCCGCCGAGGGCTAGACGCCGCGGAAGCTGCGCTCGGCTTCTTTCGCCGTCTCCTGGTCGAAGAGACCCAGTTCGTAGCGCAGCACCCGGAAGGTGAGGCGCACTTCCAGCAACTCCATCACCAGCGCCGCCAGCACCAGGACCAGCCCGCTGAGGAAGGTGACCTTGGGGGCATGGGTCAGGTTCTTGAGCTGGAAGTACTGCATCGCCGCGATCAGGAACGAGGTGGAGATGATGCAGGCGATCGCCGCGTAGAGCAGGAAGATCGCATCGCGCATGTGCTTCGAGCGCCGAAAGATCAGGGCGATCTGCCGATCCAGGCTCTTGATCCGCAGCGACTCGGTGACCGAGATCGGGTCCAGGCGCTGGTATTCGCGGCGTTCGGCGTTCAGGGCGCGGATCCGATCCACCAGCGACGAGTACTTGCTCTGGGCGTTGGAGGCAAGGATCGCGCACGCCGAGATGGCGACCGCGGGCGCGAGCGCCGAAGAGATGAAGGGCGTGGCATCGAGCGTCTGCGTAAACATGGCCCCTTCATGCTAGGCGAAAAGCGCAGGCCCTTCAAGCCGCCGTGTCCAGGCCCTTGAAAATAACACGCAACTTTTTCGCGCGACCGGCGATAAGTAGGATAGGCATTAACGAACAGTTAAGCCGCGTTGAGATTTCCTTCAAGGGAAAGGATCACATGATGCAGATTCGCCGCTCGATCAAGCACCTCCTGGTCACCGCCGTCGCGAGCATGAGCTTGCTGGTGGGTTGCGGGGTGCCGATGCTCTCGGTCGATGGCTCCGATCAGGGGAAGCTGTCGGCCAAGGCGCACAAGCCCGGTGAGCTGTCGCTGTACGTGATGCCCGAAGCCGGTCACCAGCCCATCCTCGACGCCATCAACAGCGCCAAGAAGTCGATCTGGCTCGAGATGTACCTCTTGACCTACTCGGGCGTCACCAAGGAGATCACCGACGCGCTGATCGCCAAGTCCAAGGCGGGCGTCGACGTGCGGATCATCCTCGAGAACCAGCCCTTCGTCATGCCGGTCCCCCCGAAGCCGGGCGAGCTGCCCAAGCCCCCCATCAACGTCAACCGCGCCGCCCTCGAGGTGCTGACCGCGAACGGCGTGCGGGTCAAGCGCTCCAGCCCCCAGTTCGTCTTCACCCACCAGAAGTCCATGATCATCGACGGCCAGAGCGCCTGGATCATGACGATGAACTTCTCGGCCGCCGCCTTCCAGAAGAACCGCGAGTACCTGGTGGTCGACACGTCACCCTCGGACGTCAAGGAGCTCAAGGAGATCTTCATGGCCGACTGGGATGAGCGTCCCATCGTGCCCAAGGACGAGGATCTGGTCGTCAGCCCGACCAACTCCAAGGATCGCATCATCAAGCTGATCGACTCGGCCAAGAAGGACCTCACGGTCCAGGTGGAGTTCCTGGACGATCCGGACGTGGTGGCCCACATGGGCGCTCGCAAGAAGGCAGGCGCGAACGTCACGGTCCAGCTCTCGTACCACGCCCCCGACAAGCAGACGGGCTACGACGGCAACGCCAAGCAGCTCAAGCAGCTCAACGACGCCGGCATCACCGACGTCAAGTTCATCAAGACGGTCGGCCTGCACGCCAAGCTGATCATCGCCGACGGCGCCAAGGCCTACATCGGATCGGAGAACCTGACGACCAACTCGCTGACCCGTAACCGCGAGATGGGCATCATCATCGACGACAAGGGCATCGTCGCGAAGCTGGCCCAGGTCGCCGGCAAGGACTGGGCCGCCAACTAGGCCCGTGGCGCCTCGTCCCTTCGACACCCAACACGCTCGCCCCCTGGTGATTGGTCACCGGGGGGCGATGGCCTGCGCGCCCGAGAATACCCTCGAAAGCTTCCGTGAGGCCTTCAAGCAGGGGGCCGACGGCGTGGAGTGCGACGTGCACCTGAGCGCCGACGGCCAGGTGGTCGTGCTGCACGACCACACGCTCGATCGCACGACCACGGGCAAGGGGCCGGTCGATGCCTTGCCCTATGCCGACCTGCGAGGGCTGGATGCGGGAAGCTGGTACGCGCCGCGCTTCGCAGGAGCGCACGTTCCCTTGCTCTGCGAGCTGCTGGCGCTGGTCCACGAGGTGGGGGAAGCGCGCGGGGTGATTCCCTACGTGGTGATCGAGCTGAAGGCAGGCTCGCGCCGCTACCCGGGCATCGAGGCGGCGGTCGTCGCCGAGGTGCGCAAGGCGGGGCTTGGTCACCGGGCGCTCTTCATCTCCTTCGACCACTTCGCCATCAAGACCCTCAAGGGCCTCGCGCCGGAGCTTGCCGGCGGCATCCTCTACCGCGCCCTGCCCATCGATCCGCTGGCCATGGCCCGCGCGGCCGAGGCGGACGCCGTCGCGCCGGCCGTCGAGGACGTGGAGGCGGACCAGATCCGCGCGCTTCATGCAGCGGGTCTCTCGGTCTTCGCCTGGACGGTTCGGACTCCGGACGAGGCTCGCCGCATGGCGGCTGCCGGGGTGGACGCCTTCGGCGCCAACGCGCCGGGCGAGATCCTGCGCGCCCTCTAGCCATCCCCCGACCACTCCCGACATGCGCGCTGGCCGAGATCTTTCGGCCGCTCTGTCCGTGGCTTGAACGGCGACGGGCCGCTAGGGTTGAGGCGGAAGGTTTCTAGCGATCGAGCCTTGTCGCAGGACACTCCCTTGGCTGAAAAAGAGGAGGCGTCGCGCGTGAACACCTGGGTACGCCTTGGATTCGGGCTAGCGGTCGTTGCGATTGGGGCGGGGTGCGGGGCGGCCCCCGCTCCACCCGGTCATGGCGGGGAGCCGCCGGTTGCGCCGCCCGTGGCTCCGCCGGTGGCACCGCCGGCCGCCGAGCCGACCCCGGTGCCCGTGACCTCGCCGCCGCCGATCGCGGGGCCGAGGCCGCCATATCCCTACGCCACGCCCGCCCCGCCGGAGGTAGGGGCCCGCGAGGTGGCAGGCGTCATCTTGACCCGGGGCCAGCCCGCGAGCGGCATTCCCCTGACGGTGATCAACAGCAGCACGGGCCGGACCTATCGGCTGACGACCGATACGAACGGGGTCTACCGGGTCAAGGACGTGCCCGAGGGCCGCTACTACGCCCACTTCTACAACGACAGCGACAACAACAAGGTCGGCTTCTGGCGCACCCGGAGCCTCCAGGTGACGGCCTCGCACGGGGCGGTCTTCCCCGCCTGGGACGTCTACCTGGTCGGGATGCGCAACTCGCCGGGGCAGGGGCAATCGGTGAGCTTCCCCTTCACGGCACGGTTTGAACCCTACCCGTTGGCCATCAATTATCGCTTCCGTATCCACGATCGGGGCGGGCCGAGCGGGCAGGCGCTCTTCGTCTCCGAGCTGGTCCCGGCCGAGGGCATTCGGACCTTCACCTTCACCGGGGCGGCCAACCAGGGAGGGCAGGGCCAGAGCGTGGCCGCGCTCGGCTCGGGCCGCTACCTCTGGGGCTACCAGTGGGACGCCGGACAGGCGGGCGAGGGGGGCTGCCTCTTC
Protein-coding regions in this window:
- a CDS encoding DUF2721 domain-containing protein, which encodes MFTQTLDATPFISSALAPAVAISACAILASNAQSKYSSLVDRIRALNAERREYQRLDPISVTESLRIKSLDRQIALIFRRSKHMRDAIFLLYAAIACIISTSFLIAAMQYFQLKNLTHAPKVTFLSGLVLVLAALVMELLEVRLTFRVLRYELGLFDQETAKEAERSFRGV
- a CDS encoding carboxypeptidase regulatory-like domain-containing protein, producing MNTWVRLGFGLAVVAIGAGCGAAPAPPGHGGEPPVAPPVAPPVAPPAAEPTPVPVTSPPPIAGPRPPYPYATPAPPEVGAREVAGVILTRGQPASGIPLTVINSSTGRTYRLTTDTNGVYRVKDVPEGRYYAHFYNDSDNNKVGFWRTRSLQVTASHGAVFPAWDVYLVGMRNSPGQGQSVSFPFTARFEPYPLAINYRFRIHDRGGPSGQALFVSELVPAEGIRTFTFTGAANQGGQGQSVAALGSGRYLWGYQWDAGQAGEGGCLFQDFVSGGSRGVATGRESLGYPGDFPRLR
- a CDS encoding glycerophosphodiester phosphodiesterase, which produces MACAPENTLESFREAFKQGADGVECDVHLSADGQVVVLHDHTLDRTTTGKGPVDALPYADLRGLDAGSWYAPRFAGAHVPLLCELLALVHEVGEARGVIPYVVIELKAGSRRYPGIEAAVVAEVRKAGLGHRALFISFDHFAIKTLKGLAPELAGGILYRALPIDPLAMARAAEADAVAPAVEDVEADQIRALHAAGLSVFAWTVRTPDEARRMAAAGVDAFGANAPGEILRAL